DNA sequence from the Drosophila sechellia strain sech25 chromosome 3L, ASM438219v1, whole genome shotgun sequence genome:
ttttttttaatatgatgaatttttagcaatcattGAATTTATAGCGtgaaatagaaaatataatattgtgactgccaaaaaagtggcttttattttattgtccAAAATGTTTTCCCTTTTAACTCGGCCATTTCATCCGatcttttgctttttgtatGGACCACAGAGCGAGGGAAGTACCCGGATCCAATGTCTTCGACGCTTTGTTACCTTCCTACTGGGACTCGTATTGGGCTTCCTCCTCTGGAAGCTGGCGGCCCTGAACTTTACCCTGGGTCGCCTGTTCGTGAACCGAGCCACCGACCTCTACGTCTTCTTAGTCTTTGTCCTGGTGACCGGAACGATCTTCATGCTTAGCCTCCCAGTTCGTGCCGTAATCCTGCTGATTTTCGTGGCATTGGTAGGAAAATCTGGAAGGACATATTTACGTGCAGTGGCCTTTGCCTTTATAATATCCGGACCTATAGCTAACCTGGTGGAAAATGCGGGCGAGGTTGCCCGTGTATTTGTCTGCACTACAGTGCTGACCTACAATCTATCCAAAACCCGATTTGATTTAATGGCCAAGCCGTTTACAAACACTCTGAAACATATGCGAGGAGATGTGGAGGAGATACGACATACCTTTTACGAATTACAAGAAGTCCTGGTGGATCTTAAGTATGCCGTGGAAAATTCAGACATTGAAGACGAGAAATACGGCGACAAGAATTCCAAACCAATCTATGAAAGATGGGGCAGAGAAACGAAGAGGATGAACATAAGTGAAATTGGAAATGGAGGTAAGGAGCTACCAACTTCAGCAGCGGTTCAGAAGCGTTTTCAACGGAATATGAGAAATAGGTGCAAGCATCAGCTAAGAAGTGGCCATCGCGTGTGCCTGGAGGTTTTCCGAAAGGGTTACAGAAAATGTACAACCAATTTTCCCTCGATGATAGGTAAGGCCATCTGTTGGCCCTACAGAGTCGATATTATCTGCGAGCTAGACCTCTTTGGCAATCCGGATAAGATATGCGACCCATCCGCGGTGGTGCCACAAAACTTTGGGGAGACTTACGTGGAGTTACTGAAGGCCGAACAGGAACTCTTTGACAACAGCTCACAGATAGAGGTGAACTATGAAATAAAGGACGAACAGTTCGCCAAGAGTCAACTGAAGTCCGCTGAGAGGACAGGACAGGCTTTTAAGGAAGACTTTGAACGCCAAAAGCGGATCTTCAATAAAGTCATGGGCATACTTCAGAAGATTCTATGCCTGTTCATGCTGCGGTTGGTTTACGTATCCATCAACTACTATGTGAAGTATCTCAACGACGTGGAGTTCGACAACTTCTATATCACTAAATATTTCAAGCACGTGGATCAGCGGCGTAGGAAACAGGGTGTTGATGCCATTTTGCCACTGCGCACCTACGAAAAGTCAAAGTACATTGATGTGGATCACATATTTAGTCGAACCCACCAGGAGTCCACTACGGTTTGCTTTAGTTTGCTACAGTTCCTACTAGAATTAGTCACAGCTGGACTGTTTATATTGATAGACCACTTAGTCGTGGAATTACTTCAGATTGTCCGAAAGCGATCGAAGATCGTTTACCAGCAGGATGGTGAGCATGAAGTCCGA
Encoded proteins:
- the LOC6605546 gene encoding protein sneaky codes for the protein MFSLLTRPFHPIFCFLYGPQSEGSTRIQCLRRFVTFLLGLVLGFLLWKLAALNFTLGRLFVNRATDLYVFLVFVLVTGTIFMLSLPVRAVILLIFVALVGKSGRTYLRAVAFAFIISGPIANLVENAGEVARVFVCTTVLTYNLSKTRFDLMAKPFTNTLKHMRGDVEEIRHTFYELQEVLVDLKYAVENSDIEDEKYGDKNSKPIYERWGRETKRMNISEIGNGGKELPTSAAVQKRFQRNMRNRCKHQLRSGHRVCLEVFRKGYRKCTTNFPSMIGKAICWPYRVDIICELDLFGNPDKICDPSAVVPQNFGETYVELLKAEQELFDNSSQIEVNYEIKDEQFAKSQLKSAERTGQAFKEDFERQKRIFNKVMGILQKILCLFMLRLVYVSINYYVKYLNDVEFDNFYITKYFKHVDQRRRKQGVDAILPLRTYEKSKYIDVDHIFSRTHQESTTVCFSLLQFLLELVTAGLFILIDHLVVELLQIVRKRSKIVYQQDGEHEVRFNISGVGQMARLLRTTMHNFNIHEKVSTSLSNKECLPNPHVLPKKMYYQLLLLYLVIIVLIYQSTTFLRMRRVICSFLYYKREKQRILFLYNRILRNRLRSLEFLIHDAEDNLATHRIQQQVNVFLWLRFSCPVVFGWIRHFKFAKRTCMICRGLEDSTFTVCVNCGLPYCDDCAEDLNSVCFQCGVVLTRVAEGSESSVEVYAYRKEK